ATACCGAACATTGAGTTTTTCGTTTTGGATGGCCCACATCTGTGCAGCCGGCCCATCATAAGCGACATCACTGTTGGCCGCAAACTTAATTACTCCAAATttagcaaatttatttttccacttCGATGTTAAGGGCAGGTTTAGGAGGGCGTTAGTAATAGCCTTCTTGGTTTcagctgtaacaaaatattattatgtgtactCTTTTGTAGTTATTGATGAATCATATAAAACCATACTTGTACACACCATTTAGTTTAGAATTAACTATAATAGGATACGGCGGCAAACGGCCTAGGGTCTCCAAAGTTATAATATCTTTGCCACCATCATACATAAACTTTTTTGAATTAAGAAGTGTTGTCGAATCAACTGCAGCCCAATCAGCTTGTCTAGAGAGTACCATCTGAGCAGAAGAAAGATGAGATCCTGATTCTGGAAAAGTCAAAATATGATTAATATAGACATGgcataaacaaacaacaacataGGTAGCAAACAAAACTCACTTAATAAAGATCCAAAAAATGATGCGTTTTCGCCTTTTTCCTTTAGTGTTTTTAAAACCAATTTGCTTCCAGACAGCGATTCTTCATCACTATATGCAAAAGTACACCCCCGGAGATCCAGTAAAGTATTTACGTTGTGAGCCCTGTAATAAACTAACTGAATATACTAATGTCGATAAAGCAATATTAGTCGTCTGGTAGTTATTTAATTGTAGAATAATAGAAGACAAGTATAACAAATTCTTATCGCAAGTCAATGACAtactgataacatttttatctaagcattgtgtatttatttgcgTTCTGTATGAGTAGTACTGATATATTACGTTTCCTGTTAATGGAACCTATATACAAGTAAACTCAAGTATTTTGATTCTTACTTTTTATCACTGTGAATTATGATATCGGAAAAATATCCCGGTTTGTTTTCTACATTCATCTGATGAGCGAAAACTGGTGTTACTGGTAGCAGTTCAATGTAGTCATTTCGTTTCGCACCTAGTTTCATATAGGCAGCTGCCGTTATAAAGGCTgaaattaaacatgaataagTAAGTGTTAAAATCATTAAGCAAAACACTTTATAAttgcagaaaaaaaacttaaaatcatgtttaatCTGGATAGGCTCAGGTGTTAACCATTCCGCGCAAATGTCGCAGGTTCAAATTCAGCAGAAGCATGATTATGAAATAAATCATCAAATACATACGTTCGGATTTGAACTGAatgatataaaaagtaaattggTCACCGCGGCCTTTCGCAACAGAGACTATCTGTGTAggaaataactatttttacacaaataattttgcAGGCGATGCCGATGGGACGGCACGCCGCCGACTCGAATGAAAAGAAATGCGTAGGAATCTGAGTTACACTGAAGGTATTTACATTGAAGAGCATAAATTATTGAGcatcaatttaatttactaatatGTTTAAACTAACAACATTTTGACAAATTGTAACCGCATTTATCCCGGGATCgatatttagttattattcaATTAGAAAGTAGGTACTCATTTTCAGCATGCCTAATTACCGACGCACGGAGATAACTATTgacgattttaattaataataatttaacgtTTTGTGTTCATATAGATAgagaatcataaaaaaatgaggaAATAATTGGAAAACAAGCTTTCAATGCAAGTATTATAATGAGGGTAGGTCTTACCTAGATCGATCGTGTTAGTAGAAAATGGATCCGGGCGGTCCGGCAATGGTCCCGGGCTTCTACTTTCATATTGCAAAGTAGTATAACAGCCAAGAGCATCTTCTAACAGCTCCATTATTAATTCGTAAAGCTGCACTGGATGAGTAGGGCACATGTAAGTCGCTATACGAATTTCTTGCTTATTTTGAGCCATTGTTGAATGTTGATCACCACAGAAGGATTCGAGACCAATTCAATACGTGAACTAAGCTCTGTGTAACTCATAAGGCATattgaaccgattttaatgagctcatttgtttattatgagCATTAAACAGTAATAGTAACGAGTTGATTGTTTATTATCGTAAAAACGCGATAAACACTGCACGCTGTGATCATGTACTGTCTAATAAAGTTTCTCTAGAAAACCTGCTGTCGAATGACGTCACATGCACGTAGTAACTGCGTGCGGTCAGACTTGCTGACTTTTAAACGGATTATTACTTTAGTAAGTACTTGTTTAAATTCTTGCCTTTGTTCAGCTAAAATGACCTGATAACCGTGCTTAAATAGATTATTGTAGATTAGTCGGTAAGCCACgatttttaataactgtttacCAACATGCTTTCATatgctttataaataaaatacctagtaataatttaattgctttttatagTGTAGTAAAACTGATTTCATTGTGATGGATGTAAGGTTATATGTAATAACCCATACTCATCTTATATCATAAACTCCTTAAGTAGGTACCTTGTAGcactataacaaaataataaaatcttttacatgtaaatacaaatatcacccattattttagtaataaagtaTACTGGCTCACAATACCTTTAGGTTGTGGACACTTAAATTAGTACGGTTTCCATACATGAAGTCATATAGACGAGACGGTGATCGTGGTgactgttaattatttataaggtTTCCGATACTAGTAACGTCATGTGTAGTGAGTTAACAAGAAACATTGCTATTGTGTTATTGTAGGCGTTCGTCTTCCCATTGGATTAAGAATGGCTGATGAAACTTCGCCAAACATAAGGACATTGATTAACATTCACCGCCAGACGGGCTGTTTCAAATGCTTGGCGGTACCAATTTGAAAATTGAGAAAAAGGATTTACCATCCATCACTTGGAAGAATATTTGGGATTGTGAAGGGTATTGGAAGAAAAGACATATTCGGGATCCATCGAGTAGAACCCCGGAAATGCGGAAATAATCACTTGTCTATCTACTAACCTAAGTACATAATTTCTGTACCGTTTCTATCAGGACATGTAGCAAAAGGGgtcgaattaaaataattgcttacATTAATATCATCCTTTATTGAACATTGTGttgatttcaattaattaaaaatattaaattaaatcttacaatttaaataaatagcatcATACACTCGACACTAGAACTTGTATACACTACAGCCTTCAGATATAATCTCTTATACATAAAGTAACTTTTGACAAATTGTGCAGAAAATTAtccaacataaatacatatttgtatgttaCTACTGATGTCAAAAATGCTGTACAACATTCCTAGGGCATGTTTCAGTCCTTCCGTGTAACAACTACAACACCTATGATATTGGAATATGCCCTTTgcagctttttttatttaaacaggcCTGCGGAAGTTCTTGCCGGCGTACTTGGCGGCAGCTCCGAGCTCCTCCTCAATGCGGAGGATCTGGTTGTACTTCGCGAGACGTTCGGAACGGCACGGAGCACCGGTCTTGATCTGACCGGTAGACAGACCTACCACCAGATCGGCGATAAAGGTGTCTTCAGTCTCTCCCGACCTGCAGAGTTAAGATTATTTGATTATTCAatcatgtaataaaataatgtttaacataTTTTGTCGGAAATTCTACAAACCTGTGTGAAACCATGGTGCCCCATCCATTCTTCTTAGCCAGTAAGTGGGCGTCAATAGATTCAGTGACACTGCCGATTTGGTTCACTTTCAACAACAAGCAGTTGCAAGCTTTCTTTTCTACAGCTGTGGCGATACGCTTGGGGTTTGTTACCtaggcaaaaaaaataaatgatattatatagattttttgttttatttcttcgaAAATACATGCATAGTATTAACACTGATAGCAAatagtaaagaatttaataatgtagATGCTATTCAAAATGCATAAGTACTTACTGTAAGATCGTCACCGACAATCTGGATGGGGGTGCGGGAGGTGAGGCTGGCCCACGCCGCCCAGTCGTCCTGGTCGAAGGGATCCTCAATGGACACCATGGGGAAGTCCTTGATGAATTCCAGGTAGACTTCAGCCAACTTCTCAGAAGACAGGTAGTCTGCAGGGTTGGACTTGGGGTTCTTGAAGTCCAGATCATAAGTGCCGTTCTTGAAGAACTCTGACGCAGCAACATCCATTCCAATTTCAATCTATgttcaaaaaatataagtttaaaaatgtaaaatcctTAAGATTATCTGATAGCATGATCTAAATCTTTTCTACCTTGCCAGTGTATCCAGCCTGCTGGATAGCATCCTGAATTAGGAACAGGGCATCTTTGTTGTTCTGGATGTTAGGAGCAAAGCCACCTTCATCACCAACAGCTGTGGAGTCAAGGCCAAACTTCTCCTTGATGATCTTCTTCAAGTGATGGTAGACCTCAGTGCCCATGCGCATAGCCTCGCTGAATGATGCAGCACCTACATTAACACACTTTTAACTTTTGAAAACAGATTTTGGAAAGTATgtgtaaaatatatcaaaaagtCTGATTAGATTATAATACATTGAAAACATAAGACAAGTTTAAGGGGATGTTATATTAACCTGTGGGCAGGATCATGAACTCCTGCATGGCCAGCTTGTTGCCAGCGT
The window above is part of the Trichoplusia ni isolate ovarian cell line Hi5 chromosome 11, tn1, whole genome shotgun sequence genome. Proteins encoded here:
- the LOC113499007 gene encoding uncharacterized protein LOC113499007 translates to MAQNKQEIRIATYMCPTHPVQLYELIMELLEDALGCYTTLQYESRSPGPLPDRPDPFSTNTIDLAFITAAAYMKLGAKRNDYIELLPVTPVFAHQMNVENKPGYFSDIIIHSDKKAHNVNTLLDLRGCTFAYSDEESLSGSKLVLKTLKEKGENASFFGSLLKSGSHLSSAQMVLSRQADWAAVDSTTLLNSKKFMYDGGKDIITLETLGRLPPYPIIVNSKLNAETKKAITNALLNLPLTSKWKNKFAKFGVIKFAANSDVAYDGPAAQMWAIQNEKLNVRYY
- the LOC113499004 gene encoding enolase; translation: MPIKSIKARQIFDSRGNPTVEVDLVTELGLFRAAVPSGASTGVHEALELRDNVKGEYHGKGVLTAIKNINQTIAPELLKQTFEVTQQKEIDQFMLGLDGTENKSKLGANAILGVSLAVAKAGAAKKGVPLYKHLADLAGNADIVLPVPAFNVINGGSHAGNKLAMQEFMILPTGAASFSEAMRMGTEVYHHLKKIIKEKFGLDSTAVGDEGGFAPNIQNNKDALFLIQDAIQQAGYTGKIEIGMDVAASEFFKNGTYDLDFKNPKSNPADYLSSEKLAEVYLEFIKDFPMVSIEDPFDQDDWAAWASLTSRTPIQIVGDDLTVTNPKRIATAVEKKACNCLLLKVNQIGSVTESIDAHLLAKKNGWGTMVSHRSGETEDTFIADLVVGLSTGQIKTGAPCRSERLAKYNQILRIEEELGAAAKYAGKNFRRPV